One part of the Marinobacter sp. M3C genome encodes these proteins:
- the rlmD gene encoding 23S rRNA (uracil(1939)-C(5))-methyltransferase RlmD — MSRRRRKVLPQEPVRCEVEKLGHDGRGIARNEGKVQFVSGALPGETVMAKMVGSRSKFDELRTLEVLTAAPDRQTPPCDFAAVCGGCSLQHMSAEAQIAFKENTLKEHFAHFGGIEPEQWVKPLRADTMGYRRKARLGVRFVKARESVLVGFREKSSNFLTDIDRCLVLDPRIGERIMPLRELLHGMDAFDLIPQVEVACGDDVAVMVFRNMEDLSDGDRSKLIVFGQNHDLHIYLQPKGPDTVHRIWPESAGRQDERLSYSLPEFDLTLAFHPMDFTQVNASINQVMVKRAIDWLDVQPGERVLDLFCGLGNFTLPLARSGGQVVGVEGDDAMVERGRENAALNGLDNVTFFGADLHGDFTGQSWAKEGFDKILIDPPRSGAEDICQYLTAFNASRIVYVSCNPATLARDAGVMVRNGYRLVQAGVMDMFPHTTHVESIALFERDSG; from the coding sequence ATGAGTAGAAGACGCAGAAAAGTGTTGCCCCAGGAACCTGTGCGCTGCGAGGTCGAAAAGCTCGGCCATGATGGCCGTGGTATTGCTCGTAACGAGGGTAAAGTGCAATTTGTCAGCGGCGCGCTGCCGGGCGAAACAGTGATGGCCAAGATGGTTGGCAGCCGCAGCAAATTTGACGAATTGCGCACACTTGAGGTACTCACCGCGGCTCCTGATCGCCAGACTCCGCCCTGCGACTTTGCCGCTGTGTGCGGTGGCTGCAGCCTGCAGCACATGAGCGCAGAGGCGCAGATTGCGTTCAAGGAAAACACTCTGAAAGAGCACTTTGCCCATTTTGGTGGTATCGAGCCCGAGCAGTGGGTTAAACCGCTGCGCGCTGACACCATGGGTTACCGCCGCAAAGCGCGGCTGGGTGTGCGTTTTGTAAAAGCACGTGAATCCGTGCTGGTTGGCTTCCGCGAAAAGAGCAGTAATTTTCTGACGGATATTGACCGCTGCCTGGTGCTGGACCCACGTATTGGCGAACGCATTATGCCGCTGCGCGAACTGCTGCACGGCATGGATGCTTTTGACCTCATTCCCCAGGTAGAGGTTGCCTGCGGTGATGATGTGGCAGTGATGGTGTTCCGTAACATGGAAGACTTGAGCGACGGCGACCGCAGCAAGCTGATTGTGTTTGGTCAAAATCACGATTTGCACATCTATTTGCAACCTAAAGGCCCGGACACGGTTCACCGTATCTGGCCGGAATCTGCAGGTCGCCAGGATGAGCGTTTGAGCTACAGCTTGCCGGAATTTGATTTGACTCTGGCGTTTCACCCAATGGACTTCACTCAGGTGAACGCTAGCATCAACCAGGTAATGGTAAAGCGCGCCATCGACTGGCTGGACGTGCAACCCGGCGAGCGAGTCTTGGATCTTTTTTGCGGCTTGGGCAATTTTACCCTGCCGCTGGCCCGCAGTGGTGGCCAGGTGGTCGGTGTTGAAGGCGACGACGCCATGGTTGAACGCGGCCGCGAGAACGCCGCGCTGAACGGCCTGGATAATGTCACCTTTTTTGGCGCCGACTTGCACGGCGATTTTACCGGCCAGAGCTGGGCCAAAGAGGGTTTCGACAAAATCCTGATTGACCCGCCGCGCTCCGGCGCCGAAGACATTTGCCAGTACTTAACTGCCTTTAACGCCAGCCGCATTGTATATGTGTCTTGCAATCCGGCCACTTTGGCGCGAGATGCGGGTGTTATGGTGCGTAATGGCTATCGCTTGGTGCAAGCGGGTGTCATGGATATGTTCCCGCATACTACTCACGTGGAATCCATAGCGCTTTTTGAGCGTGATTCTGGTTAA